One genomic window of Gossypium hirsutum isolate 1008001.06 chromosome D11, Gossypium_hirsutum_v2.1, whole genome shotgun sequence includes the following:
- the LOC107913637 gene encoding probable zinc metalloprotease EGY1, chloroplastic, with product MGTLTSFSFNAVNLRFTSSSIFRQRVGVQVLGSRKLNTKLCYLIPKEVSREKFLKFRCFCGTNNSNNDADYTQNDGEIKEDSSNTASSTESTVTTASPPEDKAVQEKRTSNELPPSLSSRPPNIAPLGSVYNDFQIDSFKLMELLGPEKVDPADVKLIKDKLFGYSTFWVTKEEPFGDLGEGILFLGNLRGKREDVFAKLQTQLAEIVGDKYNLFMVEEPDSEAPDPRGGPRVSFGLLRKEVSEPGPTTLWQYVIAILLFLLTIGSSVELGIASQINRLPPEVVKYFTDPNAVDPPDMELLYPFVESALPLAYGVLGVLLFHELGHFLAAFPKKVKLSIPFFIPNITLGSFGAITQFKSILPDRSTQVDISLAGPFAGAALSFSMFAVGLLLSSNPDAAGDLVQVPSMLFQGSLLLGLISRATLGYAAMHAATVSIHPLVIAGWCGLTTTAFNMLPVGCLDGGRAVQGAYGKGALVGFGLTTYTLLGLGVIGGPLSLPWGLYVLICQRTPEKPCLNDVTEVGTWRKTAVTVTVFLVVLTLLPVWDELAEELGIGLVSTF from the exons ATGGGGACTCTCACCAGCTTTAGTTTTAACGCCGTGAACTTGAGGTTCACTTCCAGTTCAATTTTCCGCCAAAGAGTTGGGGTCCAAGTCTTAGGGTCCAGGAAATTGAACACCAAGTTATGTTATTTAATCCCCAAGGAAGTTTCTCGGGAAAAGTTTCTCAAATTTAGGTGTTTTTGCGGcactaataatagtaataatgacgCTGATTACACCCAAAATGATGGAGAGATTAAGGAGGATAGTAGTAATACTGCTTCATCCACGGAATCCACCGTCACGACGGCGTCGCCGCCCGAAGATAAGGCTGTGCAGGAGAAACGCACCAGTAATGAGCTGCCTCCGTCCCTTTCCTCCAGG CCACCAAACATAGCTCCTCTTGGATCAGTCTACAATGATTTCCAAATTGATTCTTTTAAATTGATGGAGCTTCTTGGACCTGAGAAAGTTGATCCTGCTGATGTAAAGCTAATTAAGGACAAGCTTTTTGGCTATTCGACGTTTTGGGTGACTAAAGAAGAGCCATTTGGAGACCTTGGTGAGGGCATCCTATTTCTAGGAAATCTAAGAGGGAAGAGAGAAGATGTTTTTGCCAAACTCCAGACTCAACTGGCTGAGATCGTGGGTGATAAATACAATCTTTTCATGGTTGAGGAGCCTGATTCTGAAGCCCCAGACCCGCGTGGTGGACCACGAGTGAGTTTCGGTTTGCTGAGGAAAGAGGTGTCAGAACCTGGACCAACTACACTTTGGCAGTATGTGATAGCTATTTTGCTGTTCCTCCTGACTATAGGTTCCAGTGTGGAGTTAGGTATTGCATCTCAG ATAAACCGACTTCCTCCAGAGGTTGTAAAATACTTTACAGATCCAAATGCAGTTGATCCACCAGATATGGAACTACTATACCCATTTGTAGAGTCAGCATTGCCCCTGGCATatggtgttttgggtgttcttttATTTCAT GAACTTGGGCATTTTCTGGCTGCTTTTCCAAAGAAAGTAAAACTAAGCATTCCTTTTTTTATTCCGAACATCACTCTTGGAAGCTTTGGAGCTATTACTCAG TTCAAATCTATTCTTCCTGACCGTAGTACCCAAGTTGACATTTCCCTTGCGGGTCCATTTGCTGGTGCTGCACTGTCTTTTTCAATGTTTGCTGTTGGTTTGTTGCTTTCATCAAATCCGGATGCAGCTGGGGATTTGGTGCAGGTTCCTAGCATGCTGTTTCAGGGTTCATTGCTTCTTGGACTCATAAGTAGAGCAACCCTTGGTTATGC GGCAATGCATGCTGCAACAGTATCAATTCATCCACTTGTGATTGCAGGATG GTGTGGCTTAACCACGACAGCTTTTAATATGCTTCCTGTGGGGTGTCTTGATGGTGGACGGGCTGTGCAG GGTGCTTATGGAAAGGGCGCACTGGTCGGGTTTGGTCTGACAACATACACACTGCTTGGATTAGGAGTG ATTGGAGGACCTTTATCGCTTCCTTGGGGTCTGTATGTGCTGATATGTCAG AGGACTCCCGAAAAACCCTGCTTAAACGATGTAACCGAGGTTGGAACATGGAGGAAAACAGCGGTTACGGTCACTGTTTTCCTTGTTGTGTTGACCCTACTTCCTGTATGGGATGAGCTTGCTGAAGAGCTAGGTATAGGCCTTGTAAGTACATTTTGA